A genome region from Mugil cephalus isolate CIBA_MC_2020 chromosome 13, CIBA_Mcephalus_1.1, whole genome shotgun sequence includes the following:
- the mocos gene encoding molybdenum cofactor sulfurase isoform X1, translating into MPQTAALLSREGSMDFNKLCTFESFLQLWSHYGYGGNFRDVIEQEFKRIKGITYLDHAATTLYPESLVRDYCLDISRNVYGNPHSHNPSSRLTHDTMETVRYRVLQHFNTTPEEYSVIFTSGCTAALKLVAESFPWRPETESEAGSLFCYLTDSHTSVVGMRGVTSGRGVAALPVSPHELENRATDEAQGEDVICQTPHLFCYPAQSNFSGRKYPLSHVEGIQARRLYPACDHRGRWFVLLDAASHVSCSSLNLQDCPADFISISFYKMFGFPTGLGALLVRNAAAGILKKTYFGGGTAAAYLSGEDYYVQAANISDRFEDGTVSFLDIIAVNHGFDALYRITGSMHNIQQHTFGLARYTYVLLSSLRHGNGRPVAQIYTKGQFESPITQGAILNFNLMDSKGQIIGYSQVDRMACLYNIHVRTGCFCNTGACQSFLGITSEQMKRNLQAGHVCGDNIDLVDGQPTGSVRVSFGYMSTFEDCQKFLTFVAECFVEKPVTVDQARLQELGSAAAASQGSCEYLSIKIANREMNEEDEEKPTEASLKGFGRAGSNSHGEAYTLTNIYIYPIKSCGAYEVHDWPVGPLGLRYDRGWMVVNGNGVCLSQKREPRLCLIRPQVHLPANKLLLQASGMDTISVPLENDTRLRTSHRVCHSKVCGDRVETVDCGDEAASWLSDFLGQPCRLIRQRPDFTREMKKRPDGASTATSLSLVNEAQYLMINRASVEHIQELMSGRQDDSEGDQLLDTQNVISRFRANLVIAGVEPFEEDNWSHLIIGSARFVVAGRCGRCQMVGVDQDTGTKTKEPLMSLSAYRSGKVTFGVYLTHQLPEGSTAASVLSVGSLVQPEPHSS; encoded by the exons ATGCCTCAGACAGCAGCTCTGCTCAGCCGCGAAGGATCGATGGATTTCAACAAACTTTGCACTTTTGaaagttttctgcagctctggagCCACTACGGTTACGGGGGCAATTTCCGCGACGTGATCGAGCAGGAGTTCAAGCGGATTAAAG GAATAACATATCTGGATCATGCTGCGACTACTCTGTACCCGGAGTCTCTGGTCAGGGACTACTGCCTGGACATTTCAAGGAATGTCTATG GAAACCCTCACAGTCATAACCCCAGCAGCAGATTGACACATGACACCATGGAGACTGTGAGATACAG GGTATTGCAGCATTTTAACACCACCCCCGAGGAGTACTCTGTTATTTTCACTTCTGGTTGTACCGCCGCGCTCAAATTAGTGGCTGAGAGCTTTCCCTGGAGGCCGGAGACCGAGAGCGAAGCAGGGAGCCTCTTCTGCTACCTCACTGACAGCCATACCTCTGTAGTTGGCATGAGAGGAGTGACTTCTGGCCGGGGGGTTGCTGCCCTGCCCGTCTCCCCGCATGAATTGGAAAACAGGGCAACGGATGAGGCTCAAGGTGAAGATGTTATTTGCCAGACGCCGCACCTCTTCTGCTACCCGGCGCAGAGCAACTTCTCGGGGAGGAAGTACCCCCTCAGCCATGTGGAAGGCATCCAGGCGAGGCGCCTTTACCCAGCGTGTGACCATCGGGGCCGTTGGTTCGTGCTGCTCGACGCAGCCTCTCATGTCAGCTGTTCCTCTCTAAACCTACAGGACTGCCCCGCAGActtcatctccatctctttctaCAAGATGTTTGGCTTCCCCACAGGTCTGGGGGCCCTTCTCGTCCGCAACGCTGCAGCGGGCATACTAAAAAAGACTTATTTTGGAGGAGGCACAGCAGCAGCTTACCTTTCTGGAGAGGATTATTACGTGCAAGCGGCAAACATTTCTGACAG GTTTGAAGATGGCACTGTCTCCTTCTTGGACATCATTGCTGTGAATCACGGCTTTGACGCTCTTTACAGGATCACAG GGAGCATGCACAACATCCAGCAGCACACGTTTGGCCTGGCACGCTACACTTACGTGCTGCTGTCAAGCCTTCGCCATGGCAACGGGAGACCAGTGGCTCAGATATACACTAAAGGCCAGTTTGAGAGTCCAATCACACAAGGAGCAATCCTGAACTTCAATCTCATGGATTCTAAAGGGCAGATAATTGGATATTCACAG GTAGACAGAATGGCCTGCCTGTACAACATCCACGTCCGCACGGGTTGTTTCTGCAACACCGGGGCCTGTCAGTCCTTCCTCGGGATCACCAGCGAGCAGATGAAGAGAAACTTGCAG GCCGGCCACGTCTGCGGAGACAACATCGACCTCGTGGACGGCCAGCCGACCGGATCCGTCCGAGTGTCCTTTGGCTATATGTCAACATTTGAAGACTGTCAAAAGTTCCTGACCTTTGTTGCCGAGTGCTTTGTAGAGAAGCCGGTCACAGTGGACCAGGCGAGGCTACAGGAGCTGGGATCAGCCGCAGCAGCGTCGCAGGGCTCCTGTGAATATCTTTCAATCAAAATCGCtaacagagaaatgaatgaagaagatgaggagaagCCCACGGAAGCATCACTGAAGGGATTTGGACGCGCCGGCTCAAACAGCCATGGGGAGGCTTATACTCTGACCAACATCTACATTTATCCCATCAAATCATGTGGAGCATATGAG GTCCATGACTGGCCTGTGGGACCTCTGGGTTTACGGTATGACAGAGGCTGGATGGTGGTGAATGGAAACGGCGTGTGTCTGAGCCAGAAGAGAGAGCCGCGTTTGTGCCTCATTCGCCCACAGGTCCACCTCCCCGCGAACAAACTGCTCCTGCAGGCGTCAG GGATGGATACCATTTCGGTTCCTCTGGAAAATGACACTCGGTTGCGCACAAGCCATCGAGTGTGTCACAGTAAAGTTTGCGGTGACAG GGTGGAGACTGTCGACTGTGGAGACGAGGCTGCGTCGTGGCTCTCAGACTTCCTTGGACAGCCATGTCGCCTGATAAGACAAAGACCTGATTTCACCCGAGAAATGAAGAAGAGGCCAGACGGAG CTTCCACAGCCACGTCCCTCTCCCTGGTGAATGAAGCTCAGTATCTCATGATCAACCGTGCCAGCGTGGAGCACATTCAGGAACTAATGAGCGGCAG GCAGGACGATTCGGAGGGTGATCAACTCCTTGACACACAGAATGTCATTAGTCGCTTCCGAGCCAATTTAGTCATCGCTGGAGTAGAACCATTTGAGGAGGATAATTGGTCACACTTGATTATTGGCAGCGCTCGATTCGTG GTTGCAGGTCGGTGTGGAAGATGCCAGATGGTTGGAGTAGACCAGGACACTGGGACCAAAACAAAAGAGCCGCTCATGTCTCTGTCTGCCTACCGCAGCGGGAAG gTGACTTTTGGTGTGTACCTGACCCACCAGCTACCGGAGGGCTCCACCGCCGCCAGTGTCCTCTCTGTCGGTTCCCTCGTACAACCTGAGCCACACAGCTCTTGA
- the mocos gene encoding molybdenum cofactor sulfurase isoform X2, with protein METVRYRVLQHFNTTPEEYSVIFTSGCTAALKLVAESFPWRPETESEAGSLFCYLTDSHTSVVGMRGVTSGRGVAALPVSPHELENRATDEAQGEDVICQTPHLFCYPAQSNFSGRKYPLSHVEGIQARRLYPACDHRGRWFVLLDAASHVSCSSLNLQDCPADFISISFYKMFGFPTGLGALLVRNAAAGILKKTYFGGGTAAAYLSGEDYYVQAANISDRFEDGTVSFLDIIAVNHGFDALYRITGSMHNIQQHTFGLARYTYVLLSSLRHGNGRPVAQIYTKGQFESPITQGAILNFNLMDSKGQIIGYSQVDRMACLYNIHVRTGCFCNTGACQSFLGITSEQMKRNLQAGHVCGDNIDLVDGQPTGSVRVSFGYMSTFEDCQKFLTFVAECFVEKPVTVDQARLQELGSAAAASQGSCEYLSIKIANREMNEEDEEKPTEASLKGFGRAGSNSHGEAYTLTNIYIYPIKSCGAYEVHDWPVGPLGLRYDRGWMVVNGNGVCLSQKREPRLCLIRPQVHLPANKLLLQASGMDTISVPLENDTRLRTSHRVCHSKVCGDRVETVDCGDEAASWLSDFLGQPCRLIRQRPDFTREMKKRPDGASTATSLSLVNEAQYLMINRASVEHIQELMSGRQDDSEGDQLLDTQNVISRFRANLVIAGVEPFEEDNWSHLIIGSARFVVAGRCGRCQMVGVDQDTGTKTKEPLMSLSAYRSGKVTFGVYLTHQLPEGSTAASVLSVGSLVQPEPHSS; from the exons ATGGAGACTGTGAGATACAG GGTATTGCAGCATTTTAACACCACCCCCGAGGAGTACTCTGTTATTTTCACTTCTGGTTGTACCGCCGCGCTCAAATTAGTGGCTGAGAGCTTTCCCTGGAGGCCGGAGACCGAGAGCGAAGCAGGGAGCCTCTTCTGCTACCTCACTGACAGCCATACCTCTGTAGTTGGCATGAGAGGAGTGACTTCTGGCCGGGGGGTTGCTGCCCTGCCCGTCTCCCCGCATGAATTGGAAAACAGGGCAACGGATGAGGCTCAAGGTGAAGATGTTATTTGCCAGACGCCGCACCTCTTCTGCTACCCGGCGCAGAGCAACTTCTCGGGGAGGAAGTACCCCCTCAGCCATGTGGAAGGCATCCAGGCGAGGCGCCTTTACCCAGCGTGTGACCATCGGGGCCGTTGGTTCGTGCTGCTCGACGCAGCCTCTCATGTCAGCTGTTCCTCTCTAAACCTACAGGACTGCCCCGCAGActtcatctccatctctttctaCAAGATGTTTGGCTTCCCCACAGGTCTGGGGGCCCTTCTCGTCCGCAACGCTGCAGCGGGCATACTAAAAAAGACTTATTTTGGAGGAGGCACAGCAGCAGCTTACCTTTCTGGAGAGGATTATTACGTGCAAGCGGCAAACATTTCTGACAG GTTTGAAGATGGCACTGTCTCCTTCTTGGACATCATTGCTGTGAATCACGGCTTTGACGCTCTTTACAGGATCACAG GGAGCATGCACAACATCCAGCAGCACACGTTTGGCCTGGCACGCTACACTTACGTGCTGCTGTCAAGCCTTCGCCATGGCAACGGGAGACCAGTGGCTCAGATATACACTAAAGGCCAGTTTGAGAGTCCAATCACACAAGGAGCAATCCTGAACTTCAATCTCATGGATTCTAAAGGGCAGATAATTGGATATTCACAG GTAGACAGAATGGCCTGCCTGTACAACATCCACGTCCGCACGGGTTGTTTCTGCAACACCGGGGCCTGTCAGTCCTTCCTCGGGATCACCAGCGAGCAGATGAAGAGAAACTTGCAG GCCGGCCACGTCTGCGGAGACAACATCGACCTCGTGGACGGCCAGCCGACCGGATCCGTCCGAGTGTCCTTTGGCTATATGTCAACATTTGAAGACTGTCAAAAGTTCCTGACCTTTGTTGCCGAGTGCTTTGTAGAGAAGCCGGTCACAGTGGACCAGGCGAGGCTACAGGAGCTGGGATCAGCCGCAGCAGCGTCGCAGGGCTCCTGTGAATATCTTTCAATCAAAATCGCtaacagagaaatgaatgaagaagatgaggagaagCCCACGGAAGCATCACTGAAGGGATTTGGACGCGCCGGCTCAAACAGCCATGGGGAGGCTTATACTCTGACCAACATCTACATTTATCCCATCAAATCATGTGGAGCATATGAG GTCCATGACTGGCCTGTGGGACCTCTGGGTTTACGGTATGACAGAGGCTGGATGGTGGTGAATGGAAACGGCGTGTGTCTGAGCCAGAAGAGAGAGCCGCGTTTGTGCCTCATTCGCCCACAGGTCCACCTCCCCGCGAACAAACTGCTCCTGCAGGCGTCAG GGATGGATACCATTTCGGTTCCTCTGGAAAATGACACTCGGTTGCGCACAAGCCATCGAGTGTGTCACAGTAAAGTTTGCGGTGACAG GGTGGAGACTGTCGACTGTGGAGACGAGGCTGCGTCGTGGCTCTCAGACTTCCTTGGACAGCCATGTCGCCTGATAAGACAAAGACCTGATTTCACCCGAGAAATGAAGAAGAGGCCAGACGGAG CTTCCACAGCCACGTCCCTCTCCCTGGTGAATGAAGCTCAGTATCTCATGATCAACCGTGCCAGCGTGGAGCACATTCAGGAACTAATGAGCGGCAG GCAGGACGATTCGGAGGGTGATCAACTCCTTGACACACAGAATGTCATTAGTCGCTTCCGAGCCAATTTAGTCATCGCTGGAGTAGAACCATTTGAGGAGGATAATTGGTCACACTTGATTATTGGCAGCGCTCGATTCGTG GTTGCAGGTCGGTGTGGAAGATGCCAGATGGTTGGAGTAGACCAGGACACTGGGACCAAAACAAAAGAGCCGCTCATGTCTCTGTCTGCCTACCGCAGCGGGAAG gTGACTTTTGGTGTGTACCTGACCCACCAGCTACCGGAGGGCTCCACCGCCGCCAGTGTCCTCTCTGTCGGTTCCCTCGTACAACCTGAGCCACACAGCTCTTGA